A region from the Citrobacter telavivensis genome encodes:
- the prfC gene encoding peptide chain release factor 3, with product MTLSPYLQEVAKRRTFAIISHPDAGKTTITEKVLLFGQAIQTAGTVKGRGSSQHAKSDWMEMEKQRGISITTSVMQFPYHNCLVNLLDTPGHEDFSEDTYRTLTAVDCCLMVIDAAKGVEDRTRKLMEVTRLRDTPILTFMNKLDRDIRDPMELLDEVENELKIGCAPITWPIGCGKLFKGVYHLYKDETYLYQTGKGHTIQEVRIVKGLDNPALDAAVGEDLAQQLRDELELVKGASNEFDKELFLAGEITPVFFGTALGNFGVDHMLDGLVEWAPAPMPRKTDTRVVEAEEEKFTGFVFKIQANMDPKHRDRVAFMRVVSGKYEKGMKLRQVRIGKDVVISDALTFMAGDRSHVEEAYPGDILGLHNHGTIQIGDTFTQGEMMKFTGIPNFAPELFRRIRLKDPLKQKQLLKGLVQLSEEGAVQVFRPIANNDLIVGAVGVLQFDVVVARLKSEYNVEAIYESVNVATARWVECADAKKFEEFKRKNEVQLALDGGDNLTYIAPTMVNLNLTQERYPDVQFRKTREH from the coding sequence ATGACGTTGTCTCCTTATTTGCAGGAGGTGGCCAAGCGCCGCACTTTTGCCATTATTTCTCACCCGGATGCCGGTAAAACGACCATCACAGAGAAGGTGTTGCTGTTCGGACAGGCGATCCAGACTGCCGGTACGGTAAAAGGCCGTGGTTCCAGTCAGCATGCGAAATCGGACTGGATGGAAATGGAAAAGCAGCGTGGGATCTCCATTACCACCTCCGTCATGCAGTTTCCGTATCATAACTGTCTGGTCAACCTGCTGGACACCCCGGGGCACGAAGACTTCTCCGAAGATACCTATCGTACTTTGACGGCGGTGGACTGCTGCCTGATGGTGATCGACGCTGCAAAAGGCGTCGAGGATCGTACCCGTAAACTGATGGAAGTCACCCGTCTGCGCGATACGCCGATCCTGACCTTTATGAACAAACTCGACCGCGATATCCGTGACCCGATGGAGTTGCTGGACGAAGTAGAGAACGAACTGAAAATCGGCTGTGCGCCGATCACCTGGCCGATTGGCTGCGGTAAGTTGTTCAAAGGGGTTTATCACCTTTATAAAGATGAAACCTATCTGTATCAGACGGGTAAAGGTCATACCATCCAGGAAGTACGCATTGTTAAAGGTTTGGATAACCCGGCTCTCGACGCGGCCGTTGGGGAAGACTTAGCGCAGCAACTGCGCGACGAACTGGAACTGGTGAAGGGCGCCTCTAACGAGTTTGATAAAGAACTGTTCCTGGCGGGCGAAATTACCCCGGTCTTCTTTGGTACCGCGCTGGGTAACTTCGGCGTTGATCACATGCTGGACGGTTTGGTGGAGTGGGCGCCAGCGCCAATGCCGCGCAAGACTGATACTCGCGTGGTGGAAGCGGAAGAAGAGAAGTTCACCGGCTTCGTCTTTAAAATTCAGGCCAACATGGATCCGAAACACCGTGACCGCGTGGCATTTATGCGCGTCGTTTCCGGTAAGTACGAAAAAGGCATGAAGCTGCGTCAGGTCCGTATTGGCAAAGACGTGGTGATCTCTGATGCGCTGACCTTTATGGCTGGTGACCGTTCGCATGTGGAAGAGGCTTATCCGGGTGATATTCTCGGTCTGCACAACCACGGTACTATCCAGATTGGCGATACGTTCACTCAGGGTGAAATGATGAAGTTCACCGGTATTCCGAACTTCGCGCCGGAACTGTTCCGTCGTATTCGCCTGAAAGATCCGCTGAAGCAGAAACAGTTGCTGAAAGGTCTGGTCCAGCTCTCCGAAGAGGGCGCGGTGCAGGTCTTCCGCCCAATCGCCAACAACGATCTGATCGTGGGCGCGGTCGGTGTACTGCAGTTCGACGTGGTGGTTGCCCGTCTGAAGAGCGAATACAACGTTGAGGCCATTTATGAGTCCGTCAACGTGGCGACCGCTCGCTGGGTGGAATGTGCTGACGCGAAGAAATTCGAAGAGTTTAAACGTAAGAACGAAGTTCAACTGGCGCTCGATGGCGGCGATAACCTGACCTACATCGCACCAACGATGGTGAACCTTAATCTGACGCAAGAGCGTTATCCTGACGTTCAGTTCCGCAAGACGCGCGAACACTAA
- the osmY gene encoding molecular chaperone OsmY: protein MIMTRLKISKTLLAVMLTSAVATGSAYAENTTMDKAQSGVESAGQKVDSSMNKVGNFMDDSAITAKVKAALVDHESIKSTDISVKTDQKVVTLSGFVESQAQAEEAVNVAKGVEGVTSVSDKLHVRDSKSDSVKGYAGDTATTSEIKAKLLADDIVPSRKVKVETTDGVVQLSGTVDSQAQIERAESIAKAVDGVKSVKNDLKAQ from the coding sequence ATGATTATGACAAGACTGAAGATTTCTAAAACTCTGCTGGCCGTGATGTTGACCTCCGCTGTGGCAACGGGTTCTGCGTATGCAGAAAACACCACAATGGATAAAGCGCAATCCGGTGTAGAAAGCGCAGGGCAGAAAGTCGATAGCTCTATGAATAAAGTCGGTAATTTCATGGATGACAGCGCCATTACCGCGAAAGTGAAAGCGGCACTGGTGGATCATGAAAGCATTAAGAGCACCGATATTTCCGTCAAAACCGATCAGAAAGTGGTGACGCTGAGCGGCTTCGTTGAAAGCCAGGCGCAGGCGGAAGAGGCCGTGAATGTAGCGAAAGGCGTTGAAGGCGTCACTTCCGTCAGCGACAAACTCCACGTTCGCGACAGCAAATCAGACTCCGTGAAAGGCTATGCCGGCGATACGGCAACGACCAGCGAGATTAAAGCGAAACTGCTGGCGGATGACATCGTTCCTTCCCGCAAAGTGAAAGTTGAAACGACCGATGGCGTGGTCCAACTTTCCGGCACCGTTGATTCTCAGGCGCAAATTGAGCGTGCTGAGAGCATTGCAAAAGCCGTTGATGGCGTAAAAAGCGTCAAAAACGATCTGAAAGCGCAGTAA
- a CDS encoding DUF1328 domain-containing protein — protein sequence MFRWGIIFLVIALIAAALGFGGLAGTAAGAAKIVFVVGIILFLVSLFTGRKRP from the coding sequence ATGTTTCGTTGGGGCATTATATTTCTGGTTATCGCGTTAATTGCCGCCGCTTTGGGATTTGGTGGACTGGCCGGCACCGCAGCGGGTGCGGCGAAAATTGTCTTCGTTGTCGGGATTATTCTCTTCCTGGTCAGCCTGTTTACAGGGCGTAAGCGGCCCTAG
- a CDS encoding patatin family protein: MGQRIPVTLGNIAPLSLRTFKPGRLALVCEGGGQRGIFTAGVLDEFMRAQFNPFDLYYGTSAGAQNLSAYLCNQPGYGRKVIMRYTTKREFFDPVRFVRGGNLIDLDWLVESTATQMPLQMDTASRLFETGKSFYMCACRGDDYTPNYFSPNNQNWLDLIRASSAIPGFYRSGVSLEGINYLDGGISDAIPVREAVKQGAKTLVVIRTVPSQMYYTPQWFKRMERWLGESSLQPLVNLVQHHEASYTEIQRFIEKPPGKLKIFEIYPPKPLKSMALGSRIPALREDYKIGRLCGRYFLATVGKLLAAEPPLSRHLLPTVTPTPVVVPPAPVANDAHVAALSDAPQANDTTFSNEDLA, translated from the coding sequence GTGGGGCAGCGTATACCCGTCACGCTCGGCAATATTGCGCCGTTGTCATTAAGAACGTTTAAACCGGGTCGCCTGGCGTTGGTCTGCGAGGGGGGCGGGCAGCGTGGCATCTTTACCGCAGGTGTACTGGATGAGTTCATGCGCGCGCAGTTTAATCCGTTCGATCTCTATTACGGCACTTCAGCGGGGGCGCAAAATTTGTCGGCCTATCTGTGCAACCAGCCCGGCTATGGGCGCAAAGTCATCATGCGCTATACCACCAAACGTGAATTCTTTGACCCGGTACGCTTTGTGCGTGGCGGGAATCTGATCGATCTCGACTGGCTGGTGGAGTCCACGGCGACTCAGATGCCATTGCAGATGGATACCGCCTCGCGCCTGTTCGAAACGGGGAAATCGTTCTACATGTGCGCCTGTCGGGGTGATGACTACACGCCGAACTATTTCTCTCCCAACAATCAAAACTGGCTCGATCTGATCCGGGCGTCCAGTGCGATCCCGGGGTTCTATCGTAGCGGCGTGTCGCTGGAGGGGATCAATTATCTCGATGGCGGGATCAGCGATGCAATTCCGGTTCGCGAGGCCGTGAAGCAGGGGGCGAAAACGCTGGTGGTGATCCGCACGGTGCCTTCGCAAATGTATTACACCCCGCAGTGGTTCAAGCGGATGGAGCGCTGGTTGGGCGAAAGCAGCCTGCAGCCGCTGGTCAATCTGGTCCAGCACCACGAAGCCAGTTATACGGAAATTCAGCGATTCATTGAAAAACCACCGGGCAAGCTGAAGATCTTTGAAATTTACCCGCCGAAACCGCTGAAAAGTATGGCGCTGGGAAGTCGTATTCCGGCGCTGCGGGAAGACTATAAAATTGGACGACTGTGCGGGCGCTACTTCCTGGCGACCGTGGGAAAACTGCTGGCAGCTGAGCCGCCGTTATCGCGCCACCTGCTGCCGACCGTCACGCCGACGCCGGTGGTGGTTCCGCCGGCACCGGTCGCCAACGATGCCCATGTGGCGGCGCTGAGCGATGCGCCGCAGGCTAACGATACGACATTCAGTAATGAGGATCTGGCGTGA
- a CDS encoding metal-dependent hydrolase, whose translation MSFRFIDTHCHFDFPPFTGDEAHSLQLAGEAGVEKIIIPATAAENFARVRALAERFSPLYAALGLHPIVIEQHTDEDLARLQHALETRPAKVIAIGEIGLDLYRDDPQFAKQERFLEAQLQLARRYDLPVILHSRRTHDRLAMHLKRQDLPRTGVVHGFAGSLQQAERFVQLGYKIGVGGTITYPRASKTRDVMARLPLEALLLETDAPDMPLNGFQGQPNRPEQVARVFGVLCELRPEPAELIADALYRNTTTLFDV comes from the coding sequence GTGAGTTTTCGCTTTATCGACACCCACTGTCACTTTGACTTCCCTCCTTTCACGGGGGATGAAGCCCACAGCCTGCAACTCGCCGGCGAAGCGGGCGTTGAGAAGATCATTATTCCGGCCACCGCAGCGGAAAACTTTGCCCGCGTGCGGGCGCTGGCGGAACGTTTTTCCCCGCTGTATGCCGCACTGGGACTGCATCCCATTGTGATTGAGCAACATACTGATGAGGATCTTGCGCGTCTGCAACATGCGCTGGAGACGCGTCCGGCAAAGGTGATTGCTATTGGTGAGATCGGTCTGGATCTGTATCGCGACGATCCGCAGTTCGCGAAGCAGGAACGGTTTCTGGAAGCACAGCTGCAACTGGCCAGACGCTACGATTTACCCGTAATCCTGCATTCCCGGCGCACGCATGACAGGCTGGCTATGCATCTTAAGCGTCAGGATCTGCCGCGAACCGGCGTAGTGCACGGTTTCGCTGGTAGCCTGCAGCAGGCGGAGCGTTTTGTGCAACTGGGCTATAAGATTGGGGTGGGTGGAACGATCACCTATCCGCGCGCCAGTAAAACCCGCGATGTGATGGCGCGACTGCCGCTGGAGGCGCTACTGCTGGAGACCGACGCGCCGGATATGCCGCTGAATGGTTTTCAGGGGCAGCCTAATCGTCCGGAGCAGGTGGCGAGAGTGTTCGGGGTGTTGTGCGAATTACGTCCGGAACCCGCAGAGCTGATTGCTGACGCGCTGTATCGCAATACGACCACATTGTTTGATGTATAA
- the yjjW gene encoding YjjW family glycine radical enzyme activase — protein sequence MNSRCAFVSKVIPFSCVDGPGSRLALFLQGCNLRCKNCHNPWTMGRCNDCGECVPQCPHQALSFNAGNVVWQAEVCEQCDTCLQMCPQQATPMAQTMSIDDVLRQIRKASLFIEGITVSGGEATTQLPFVVDLFTAIKADPQLQSLTCLVDSNGLLSETGWEKLLPVCDGAMLDLKAWDSARHIALTGRNNAQIKRSITLLTQRGKLAELRLLVIPGQVDYLQHIDSLAVFISQLGNVPVRLNAFHAHGVFGEASEWASATPNDVQQLATALQQRGVDNLIFPALYL from the coding sequence ATGAACAGCAGATGCGCTTTCGTTAGTAAGGTTATTCCTTTCTCCTGCGTGGACGGGCCGGGTAGTCGTCTGGCCCTGTTTCTGCAAGGGTGTAATCTGCGCTGTAAGAATTGCCACAACCCGTGGACGATGGGACGCTGCAATGACTGCGGTGAGTGCGTCCCGCAGTGTCCGCATCAGGCGCTGAGCTTCAATGCCGGTAACGTTGTCTGGCAGGCAGAGGTTTGCGAACAGTGTGACACCTGTTTGCAAATGTGCCCGCAACAGGCGACGCCGATGGCACAGACGATGAGCATTGACGACGTGCTGCGCCAGATCCGCAAAGCTTCACTGTTCATTGAGGGGATCACCGTCAGCGGCGGCGAAGCCACGACGCAACTGCCTTTCGTTGTGGATTTATTTACGGCGATTAAGGCCGATCCGCAGCTACAGTCACTTACCTGTCTGGTCGACAGCAATGGATTGTTGAGCGAAACCGGCTGGGAGAAATTGCTGCCGGTTTGCGATGGCGCGATGCTCGATCTCAAAGCCTGGGATAGCGCACGCCACATTGCCCTCACCGGTCGGAATAACGCGCAGATCAAGCGCAGCATTACGCTGCTGACACAGCGGGGAAAACTGGCGGAACTGCGTCTGCTGGTGATTCCTGGACAGGTGGATTATTTACAGCACATTGATTCGCTTGCGGTCTTTATTTCGCAATTGGGCAATGTGCCAGTGCGGTTAAATGCGTTTCATGCGCATGGGGTCTTTGGAGAAGCGAGTGAATGGGCGAGCGCTACACCAAACGACGTGCAGCAACTGGCAACGGCATTACAGCAACGCGGCGTGGATAATCTGATCTTTCCGGCGTTGTATTTATGA
- a CDS encoding YjjI family glycine radical enzyme, with amino-acid sequence MPTPHETALQQRCQQIVTSSLFSPEQKRHFLALEAENNLPYPALPAGARQALDDGVICDMFEGHAPYKPRYVLPDYARFLANGSAWLELEGAKDLDDALSLLTILYHHVPSVTSMPVYLGQLDTLLQPYVRILTQEAIDIRIKRFWRYLDRTLPDAFMHANIGPADTPITRAILRADAELKQVAPNLTFIYDPEITPDDLLLEVAKNICECSKPHISNGPINDKIFTKGHYGIVSCYNSLPLAGGGSTLVRLNLKAIAERSTSVYDFFNRTLPYYCQQQVAIIDARCEFLYEKSHFFENSFLVQEGLIDPQRFVPMFGMYGLAEAVNLLCEKAGMNARYGKDETANDLGYRISAQLADFVENTPVKYGWQQRAMLHAQSGISSDIGTTPGARLPYGDEPDPITHLQTVAPHHAYYQSGISDILTLDETIKRNPQALVQLCLGAFKAGMREFTANVSGNDLVRVTGYMVRLSDLEKYRAEGSRTNTTWLGEEAARNTHILERQPRVVSHEQQMRFR; translated from the coding sequence ATGCCCACGCCCCATGAAACCGCGCTGCAACAACGTTGTCAGCAAATCGTCACCAGTTCACTCTTCAGCCCAGAACAGAAACGCCATTTTCTCGCGCTGGAAGCAGAGAACAATCTGCCTTATCCCGCACTGCCCGCCGGGGCCCGTCAGGCACTGGACGACGGGGTTATCTGCGATATGTTCGAAGGTCACGCGCCGTATAAACCGCGCTATGTACTTCCCGATTACGCCCGTTTTCTGGCCAACGGTTCAGCCTGGCTGGAACTGGAAGGGGCGAAAGATCTGGACGATGCGCTGTCCCTGCTGACCATTCTGTATCACCACGTGCCTTCCGTTACATCGATGCCGGTTTACCTGGGGCAACTGGATACGCTGCTGCAACCGTATGTTAGAATTCTAACACAAGAAGCGATCGATATTCGAATAAAACGTTTCTGGCGTTATCTCGACAGAACGCTGCCTGACGCATTCATGCATGCGAATATTGGCCCCGCCGATACCCCCATCACTCGAGCCATTTTACGCGCCGATGCAGAGTTAAAGCAGGTTGCGCCTAACCTGACGTTCATCTACGACCCGGAGATAACACCCGATGATCTCCTGCTGGAAGTGGCGAAAAACATTTGTGAATGCAGCAAGCCACATATTTCCAACGGGCCGATAAATGATAAAATTTTCACAAAAGGCCACTATGGCATCGTCAGCTGTTACAACTCTCTGCCCCTTGCCGGCGGCGGCAGCACGCTGGTTCGTCTCAATCTGAAAGCCATTGCCGAGCGCAGTACCTCTGTCTATGACTTCTTTAACCGCACGCTGCCGTACTATTGCCAGCAGCAAGTCGCCATCATCGATGCGCGATGTGAGTTCCTTTATGAAAAATCACATTTCTTTGAGAATAGCTTCCTGGTGCAGGAAGGACTGATCGATCCACAACGTTTTGTACCGATGTTCGGTATGTATGGTCTGGCGGAGGCGGTTAATCTGCTGTGCGAAAAAGCGGGCATGAACGCGCGCTACGGCAAAGATGAGACGGCGAACGATCTGGGCTATCGCATCAGCGCCCAGCTTGCTGATTTTGTTGAAAACACGCCGGTGAAATACGGCTGGCAGCAGCGCGCCATGCTGCATGCTCAGTCGGGGATCAGTTCGGATATCGGTACCACCCCAGGCGCGCGTTTACCCTATGGTGATGAACCGGATCCAATCACCCACCTACAGACCGTCGCGCCACATCATGCCTATTATCAGTCCGGTATCAGCGACATTCTGACGCTCGATGAAACCATCAAGCGCAACCCACAGGCGCTGGTACAACTCTGTCTGGGCGCGTTCAAAGCGGGAATGCGAGAGTTTACCGCCAATGTTAGCGGCAACGATCTGGTCCGCGTCACGGGGTATATGGTGCGCCTGTCCGATCTGGAAAAATACCGCGCCGAAGGCTCGCGGACCAATACCACCTGGCTGGGTGAAGAGGCCGCGCGTAATACGCATATTCTGGAACGCCAACCTCGTGTCGTGAGTCATGAACAGCAGATGCGCTTTCGTTAG
- the deoC gene encoding deoxyribose-phosphate aldolase produces the protein MSDLTASSLRALKLMDLTTLNDDDTNEKVIALCHQAKTPVGNTAAVCIYPRFIPIARKTLKEQGTPDIRIATVTNFPHGNDDIEIALAETRAAIAYGADEVDVVFPYRALIAGNEQVGFDLVKACKDACAAANVLLKVIIETGELKEEQLIRKASEIAIKAGADFIKTSTGKVPVNATPESARIMMEVIRDMGVSKTVGFKPAGGVRSAEDAQQFLAIADELFGADWADSRHYRFGASSLLASLLKALGHGDGKSASSY, from the coding sequence ATGAGCGATTTAACTGCAAGCAGCCTGCGCGCACTGAAACTGATGGACCTGACCACCCTGAATGACGACGACACCAATGAAAAAGTGATCGCGCTGTGTCATCAGGCGAAAACCCCGGTCGGCAACACAGCAGCAGTCTGCATCTATCCGCGTTTTATCCCGATTGCACGTAAAACGCTGAAAGAGCAGGGCACCCCGGATATCCGTATTGCAACCGTTACCAACTTCCCGCATGGCAACGACGACATTGAGATCGCGCTGGCGGAAACCCGTGCGGCGATTGCCTACGGGGCGGACGAAGTGGACGTGGTATTCCCGTACCGCGCGCTGATCGCCGGTAACGAACAGGTCGGTTTCGATCTGGTTAAAGCCTGTAAAGACGCCTGTGCGGCGGCAAACGTACTGCTTAAAGTGATCATCGAAACCGGTGAGCTGAAAGAAGAGCAACTTATTCGTAAAGCATCAGAAATTGCGATTAAAGCCGGTGCGGATTTCATCAAAACCTCTACCGGTAAAGTGCCAGTGAACGCCACGCCGGAAAGTGCACGCATCATGATGGAAGTGATCCGCGATATGGGCGTATCCAAAACCGTGGGTTTCAAACCGGCAGGCGGCGTGCGTAGTGCAGAAGACGCTCAGCAGTTCCTCGCTATTGCTGACGAACTGTTTGGCGCTGACTGGGCGGATTCCCGTCACTACCGTTTTGGCGCATCCAGTCTGCTGGCAAGCCTGTTGAAAGCGCTCGGCCACGGCGACGGTAAAAGCGCAAGCAGCTACTAA
- the deoA gene encoding thymidine phosphorylase codes for MFLAQEIIRKKRDGHALSDEEIRFFINGIRDNTVSEGQIAALAMTIFFHDMTMPERVSLTMAMRDSGTVLDWKSLNLNGPIVDKHSTGGVGDVTSLMLGPMVAACGGYIPMISGRGLGHTGGTLDKLEAIPGFDIFPDDNRFREIIKDVGVAIIGQTSSLAPADKRFYATRDITATVDSIPLITGSILAKKLAEGLDALVMDVKVGSGAFMPTYELSEALAEAIVGVANGAGVRTTALLTDMNQVLASSAGNAVEVREAVQFLTGEYRNPRLFDVTMALCVEMLISGNLAKDDADARAKLQAVLDNGKAADVFGRMVAAQKGPTDFVENYAKYLPTAMLSKAVYADSEGFVSAMDTRALGMAVVSMGGGRRQASDTIDYSVGFTDMARLGDSVDGQRPLAVIHAKDEASWQEAAKAVKAAIILDDKAPESTPTVYRRITE; via the coding sequence TTGTTTCTCGCACAAGAAATTATTCGTAAAAAACGTGATGGTCATGCGCTGAGTGATGAAGAAATTCGTTTCTTTATCAACGGTATTCGTGACAACACAGTCTCTGAGGGGCAGATTGCTGCCCTGGCGATGACCATTTTCTTCCACGATATGACTATGCCAGAACGCGTTTCGCTGACCATGGCAATGCGGGATTCAGGAACTGTCCTGGACTGGAAGAGCCTGAATCTGAACGGACCGATCGTGGATAAACACTCCACCGGCGGCGTGGGCGATGTGACGTCGCTGATGCTTGGCCCAATGGTAGCGGCCTGCGGCGGTTACATTCCGATGATCTCGGGCCGCGGGCTGGGTCATACCGGCGGTACGCTCGATAAACTGGAAGCGATCCCGGGCTTTGATATCTTCCCGGACGACAACCGTTTCCGCGAAATCATTAAGGACGTGGGTGTGGCGATCATCGGGCAAACCAGCTCGCTCGCACCGGCGGACAAACGTTTTTATGCCACCCGCGATATCACCGCGACGGTGGATTCTATTCCGCTTATCACCGGCTCCATTCTGGCGAAAAAACTGGCGGAAGGGCTGGACGCGCTGGTCATGGACGTGAAAGTCGGCAGCGGCGCGTTTATGCCGACCTATGAACTCTCTGAAGCGCTGGCGGAAGCGATCGTTGGTGTTGCCAACGGCGCGGGCGTGCGCACAACCGCACTGCTAACTGACATGAACCAGGTACTGGCATCCAGTGCGGGTAACGCGGTGGAAGTGCGCGAAGCGGTGCAGTTCCTGACCGGCGAATACCGCAATCCACGCCTGTTCGATGTGACGATGGCGCTGTGTGTTGAAATGCTGATTTCCGGCAACCTGGCGAAAGACGACGCCGACGCGCGGGCGAAACTGCAGGCGGTGCTGGATAACGGTAAAGCGGCTGATGTCTTTGGACGTATGGTTGCCGCCCAGAAAGGCCCGACCGACTTCGTTGAGAACTACGCGAAATACCTGCCGACGGCAATGCTCAGTAAAGCGGTTTATGCTGATAGTGAAGGGTTCGTCAGTGCGATGGATACCCGTGCACTGGGCATGGCGGTAGTGTCGATGGGCGGCGGTCGTCGCCAGGCTTCGGATACCATTGATTACAGCGTCGGCTTTACCGATATGGCCCGTCTGGGCGACAGCGTTGACGGACAGCGTCCGCTGGCGGTGATCCACGCGAAAGATGAAGCCAGCTGGCAGGAGGCGGCGAAAGCCGTCAAAGCGGCAATAATCCTTGACGATAAAGCGCCGGAAAGCACACCAACGGTCTATCGTCGCATTACCGAATAG
- the deoB gene encoding phosphopentomutase, producing MKRAFIMVLDSFGIGATEDADRFGDVGSDTMGHIAEACAKGEADKGRKGPLNLPNLTRLGLVKAHEGSTGKIAAGMDANAEVIGAYAWAHELSSGKDTPSGHWEIAGVPVLFDWGYFSDHENSFPQELLDKLVKRANLPGYLGNCHSSGTVILDQLGEEHMKTGKPIFYTSADSVFQIACHEETFGLDKLYELCEIAREELTEGGYNIGRVIARPFVGDKAGNFQRTGNRHDLAVEPPAPTVLQKLVEEKDGHVVSVGKIADIYANCGITKKVKATGLDALFDATVKEMKEAGDKTIVFTNFVDFDSSWGHRRDIAGYAAGLELFDRRLPELMELVGEDDILILTADHGCDPSWTGTDHTREHIPVLVYGPKVKPGSLGHRETFADIGQTLAKYFGTSDMEYGKAMF from the coding sequence ATGAAACGTGCATTTATTATGGTGCTGGACTCCTTTGGTATTGGTGCGACGGAAGACGCGGATCGCTTTGGCGACGTCGGTTCCGACACCATGGGGCACATCGCTGAAGCCTGTGCCAAAGGCGAGGCTGACAAAGGTCGTAAAGGCCCACTGAATCTGCCAAACCTTACCCGCCTGGGTCTGGTGAAAGCGCATGAAGGGTCTACCGGCAAAATCGCAGCCGGTATGGATGCTAACGCGGAAGTGATTGGCGCATACGCCTGGGCGCATGAGCTCTCTTCCGGTAAAGATACGCCGTCTGGCCACTGGGAAATTGCCGGTGTGCCGGTGCTGTTCGACTGGGGTTATTTCAGCGATCACGAAAACAGCTTCCCGCAGGAACTGCTGGATAAGCTGGTCAAACGTGCGAACCTGCCGGGCTATCTCGGTAACTGCCACTCTTCCGGTACGGTGATTCTGGACCAGTTGGGTGAAGAGCACATGAAAACCGGCAAACCGATTTTCTATACCTCCGCTGACTCCGTGTTCCAGATTGCCTGTCACGAAGAGACCTTTGGCCTGGATAAACTTTACGAGCTGTGCGAAATCGCCCGTGAAGAGCTGACTGAAGGCGGCTATAACATCGGTCGCGTTATCGCGCGTCCGTTTGTCGGCGACAAAGCGGGTAACTTCCAGCGTACCGGTAACCGTCACGATCTGGCCGTTGAACCGCCTGCGCCGACCGTGTTGCAGAAACTGGTCGAAGAGAAAGACGGCCACGTGGTTTCCGTCGGTAAAATCGCGGACATCTACGCCAACTGCGGCATCACTAAAAAAGTGAAAGCCACGGGGCTGGACGCGCTGTTTGACGCCACCGTCAAAGAGATGAAAGAAGCCGGTGACAAGACGATTGTCTTCACCAACTTCGTGGACTTCGACTCCTCCTGGGGCCACCGCCGCGATATCGCCGGTTATGCCGCCGGTCTGGAGTTGTTCGACCGCCGTCTGCCGGAACTGATGGAGCTGGTGGGTGAAGATGACATTCTGATCCTGACCGCCGATCACGGCTGCGACCCGAGCTGGACCGGTACTGATCATACCCGTGAACACATTCCGGTGCTGGTGTACGGCCCGAAAGTGAAACCGGGCTCGTTAGGTCACCGTGAAACCTTTGCGGATATCGGTCAGACGCTGGCGAAATACTTTGGTACGTCCGACATGGAATATGGCAAAGCCATGTTCTAA
- the deoD gene encoding purine-nucleoside phosphorylase produces MATPHINAEMGDFADVVLMPGDPLRAKHIAETFLEDVREVNNVRGMLGFTGTYKGRKISVMGHGMGIPSCSIYTKELITDFGVKKIIRVGSCGAVRADVKLRDVVIGMGACTDSKVNRIRFKDHDFAAIADFGMVRDAVEAAKALGVDARVGNLFSADLFYSPDGEMFDVMEKYGILGVEMEAAGIYGVAAEFGAKALTICTVSDHIRTHEQTTAAERQTTFNDMIKIALESVLLGDKA; encoded by the coding sequence ATGGCTACCCCACATATTAATGCAGAAATGGGCGATTTCGCTGATGTTGTTTTGATGCCGGGCGACCCGCTGCGCGCAAAGCACATTGCGGAAACTTTCCTTGAAGATGTGCGCGAAGTAAACAACGTTCGCGGCATGTTAGGTTTCACCGGGACGTACAAAGGTCGTAAGATTTCCGTGATGGGTCACGGTATGGGTATCCCGTCCTGCTCCATCTACACCAAAGAACTGATCACCGATTTCGGCGTGAAGAAAATCATTCGCGTAGGATCCTGTGGTGCCGTGCGTGCCGATGTGAAACTGCGTGACGTGGTGATTGGTATGGGTGCCTGCACCGATTCCAAAGTGAACCGTATTCGTTTCAAAGACCATGATTTTGCCGCGATTGCTGATTTCGGCATGGTGCGTGACGCGGTTGAAGCGGCGAAAGCACTGGGTGTGGACGCGCGCGTCGGCAACCTGTTCTCTGCGGATCTGTTCTACTCTCCAGACGGCGAAATGTTCGACGTCATGGAAAAGTACGGCATCCTGGGCGTGGAAATGGAAGCGGCGGGTATCTACGGCGTGGCGGCAGAATTCGGTGCGAAAGCGCTGACTATCTGCACCGTGTCTGACCACATCCGTACTCACGAGCAGACCACGGCGGCTGAACGTCAAACCACGTTCAACGACATGATCAAAATCGCGCTGGAATCCGTTCTGCTGGGCGATAAAGCGTAA